In the genome of Christensenella timonensis, one region contains:
- the argB gene encoding acetylglutamate kinase, which translates to MEDMKMEQYLNRANMLVEALPYIQRLFGKTIVIKYGGAAMLNEDLTQKILEDVTLLKFVGMNPILVHGGGPDINNMLKALKIEPKFIDGLRVTDDQTMQVVQMVLTGKINKEIVAKLNGMGASAIGLCGIDGNILKAVKAPPKNGIDLGNVGKITSINTTLLKTLAHDQYIPVIAPVATGDAGESYNINADTVAGEIATALEAEKLIFLTDTDGIRTNENDPESLLYVASKTDILNMIEDGKITGGMLPKVSGCLSAIDHGVKRAHILNGTIPHPIILEIFTDSGIGTMVTG; encoded by the coding sequence ATGGAAGATATGAAAATGGAACAATATTTAAACCGGGCCAACATGCTCGTGGAAGCGCTGCCCTACATCCAGCGCCTGTTCGGCAAAACGATCGTCATCAAGTACGGCGGCGCGGCCATGCTAAACGAAGACCTCACGCAGAAAATACTTGAGGACGTCACCCTTTTAAAATTCGTGGGCATGAACCCGATTTTGGTGCACGGCGGCGGCCCTGACATCAACAACATGCTGAAAGCTTTGAAGATCGAACCGAAATTCATCGACGGCCTGCGCGTCACGGACGATCAGACGATGCAGGTCGTGCAGATGGTGCTGACAGGCAAAATCAACAAGGAGATCGTCGCCAAGCTGAACGGCATGGGCGCGTCCGCCATCGGCCTTTGCGGCATCGACGGCAACATCTTAAAGGCGGTCAAGGCGCCGCCGAAAAACGGTATCGACCTCGGCAACGTAGGCAAGATCACCTCCATCAATACGACGCTTTTAAAAACGCTTGCGCACGACCAGTATATCCCTGTCATCGCGCCTGTTGCGACGGGCGACGCCGGCGAAAGCTACAACATCAACGCCGATACGGTCGCAGGCGAGATCGCGACGGCGCTGGAGGCGGAGAAACTGATCTTCCTGACGGATACGGACGGCATCCGCACCAACGAAAATGATCCCGAATCGCTCTTGTATGTAGCGTCCAAAACGGATATACTGAATATGATCGAGGACGGAAAAATCACGGGCGGCATGCTGCCCAAGGTAAGCGGCTGCCTAAGCGCCATAGACCACGGCGTCAAGCGCGCGCATATCTTAAACGGCACGATCCCCCACCCGATCATCCTGGAAATCTTTACCGATTCCGGTATCGGCACGATGGTAACCGGGTAA
- a CDS encoding ABC transporter ATP-binding protein, translated as MGIEIKNVELAIEDTPILHDISLALQSGMVGVLGPNGAGKTTLLRVISGYLKPQRGTVLLDGVDTCSMGAKALAKKMALVPQNYALEYDFTVLETVLMGRNPHKKTFESDTPEDIALARECIAKTGIAHLENRSVMGLSGGEWQRMIIARALCQESSILLLDEPVASLDIKHQVGILSLVRSLVKSRGMLCAIVLHDLNLARHYCDEIVLLEGGRVSAYGAAGDVLTKEALEAVYDTKLNMIETADGETYILPQME; from the coding sequence ATGGGGATCGAGATCAAAAACGTGGAGCTTGCCATAGAAGATACGCCCATCCTGCACGATATTTCCCTGGCGCTTCAAAGCGGCATGGTGGGCGTGCTGGGGCCGAACGGCGCGGGAAAAACGACGCTGCTGCGCGTTATTTCCGGCTACTTAAAGCCGCAGCGGGGAACGGTTTTACTGGACGGTGTGGACACGTGTTCGATGGGCGCGAAAGCGCTTGCCAAAAAGATGGCGCTCGTGCCGCAGAATTACGCGCTGGAATACGATTTTACCGTGCTGGAAACCGTGCTGATGGGGCGAAACCCGCACAAGAAAACCTTTGAAAGCGACACGCCGGAGGATATTGCCCTTGCGCGCGAGTGCATCGCCAAGACGGGCATCGCGCACCTTGAAAACCGCTCGGTCATGGGGCTTTCGGGCGGGGAGTGGCAGCGCATGATCATTGCGCGCGCGCTGTGCCAGGAGTCGAGCATCCTGCTTTTGGACGAGCCGGTCGCAAGCCTCGATATCAAGCACCAGGTGGGCATCCTTTCGCTTGTGCGCTCGCTTGTGAAAAGCAGGGGGATGCTGTGCGCGATCGTGCTGCACGACCTAAACCTTGCGCGGCACTATTGCGACGAGATCGTGCTGTTAGAAGGCGGGCGCGTATCGGCGTACGGCGCGGCGGGAGACGTACTCACAAAAGAGGCGCTGGAGGCTGTTTACGATACGAAGCTCAACATGATCGAAACCGCGGACGGGGAAACGTATATCCTGCCGCAGATGGAGTAG
- the proS gene encoding proline--tRNA ligase, producing MGKQNDGFVEHITPQNEDFSRWYTDVIKMADMVDYSEVKGCMVIKQYGYGIWELMQQQMDERFKATGHKNAYFPLLIPKHLLEKEAEHVEGFAPEVAWVTKGGMEELAEPLCIRPTSETIICSMYSKWVQSYRDLPVLLNQWCNVLRWEKSTRPFLRTSEFLWQEGHTVHATQEEAEAETERMLGVYREFMENVLAIPVIAGRKSEKEKFAGADHTYTVEAMMLDGKALQMGTSHNLGQNFAKGFDIQFLDKDGQLKYAWQTSWGTSTRMIGGLIMVHGDERGLKLPPRVAPIQCVIVPVAAHKEGVMEKAEELAARLKEAGIRTELDDRDQSPGWKFNEWELKGVPVRLEIGPRDLEAGQCMLARRDTYEKEAYPLEGIALTVEELLQKIQVNMLETARKYREEHTFDAHNWEEFIEGVETGHGFVRAMWCGQTECEEAIKEKTGITTRCMPFDGQKNLGDVCVHCGKPAKQMMYFAKSY from the coding sequence ATGGGAAAACAAAACGATGGGTTCGTTGAGCATATCACGCCGCAAAACGAGGATTTTTCGCGCTGGTATACGGACGTGATCAAGATGGCGGATATGGTGGATTATTCCGAGGTCAAGGGCTGCATGGTCATCAAGCAGTACGGCTACGGGATCTGGGAGCTGATGCAGCAGCAGATGGACGAGCGCTTCAAGGCGACCGGACACAAAAACGCGTACTTCCCATTGCTCATTCCAAAGCATTTACTGGAAAAGGAAGCGGAGCACGTCGAGGGGTTCGCGCCGGAGGTGGCGTGGGTCACCAAGGGCGGCATGGAAGAATTGGCGGAGCCGCTGTGCATCCGCCCGACGTCTGAGACGATCATCTGCTCGATGTATTCCAAATGGGTGCAGAGCTACCGCGACCTGCCGGTGCTTTTAAACCAGTGGTGCAACGTGCTGCGCTGGGAAAAGAGCACGCGCCCGTTTTTGCGCACGTCTGAATTTTTGTGGCAGGAGGGGCACACCGTACATGCCACGCAGGAGGAAGCGGAAGCGGAGACGGAAAGGATGCTCGGCGTATACCGCGAGTTCATGGAAAACGTGCTGGCAATCCCGGTGATCGCGGGGCGCAAAAGCGAAAAGGAAAAGTTTGCGGGCGCAGACCATACGTACACCGTGGAAGCGATGATGCTCGACGGCAAGGCGCTTCAGATGGGCACGTCGCATAATTTGGGACAGAATTTTGCCAAAGGGTTCGACATCCAGTTTTTGGATAAGGACGGGCAATTGAAATACGCATGGCAAACCTCGTGGGGAACGTCCACGCGCATGATCGGCGGGCTGATCATGGTGCACGGCGACGAGCGCGGGTTGAAATTACCGCCGCGCGTTGCGCCCATCCAGTGCGTGATCGTGCCTGTTGCGGCGCACAAGGAAGGCGTGATGGAAAAGGCGGAGGAGCTGGCGGCGCGGCTCAAGGAGGCGGGCATCCGCACAGAGCTTGACGACCGCGACCAGAGCCCGGGCTGGAAGTTTAACGAATGGGAACTGAAGGGCGTGCCCGTGCGTCTCGAGATCGGGCCGCGGGATTTGGAAGCGGGACAGTGCATGCTCGCGCGCAGGGACACGTACGAAAAAGAGGCGTATCCGCTTGAGGGCATTGCATTGACGGTGGAGGAGCTGCTTCAAAAGATACAGGTCAATATGCTGGAGACGGCGCGCAAGTACCGCGAGGAACATACGTTCGACGCGCATAATTGGGAAGAGTTCATCGAAGGCGTGGAAACGGGACACGGTTTTGTACGCGCGATGTGGTGCGGGCAGACGGAGTGCGAGGAGGCCATCAAGGAAAAGACGGGCATCACCACGCGCTGTATGCCGTTCGACGGGCAAAAAAACTTAGGCGACGTATGCGTCCACTGCGGCAAGCCCGCAAAGCAGATGATGTATTTCGCGAAATCCTATTGA
- a CDS encoding ABC transporter substrate-binding protein, translating to MNKKIISLLVCVLLMAAVFVGCAPLEAAPSVSVEATQEAPPAPSASAEQGAQSAPAAAGVSVTDMAGNEVTVAKADKIVSLTPAGTEIVCALGASKQLAGIDAYSNYPEITQSIEVVGDFNGPDVEKVAALEPDVVLAGTGLQEGAIGKLNELGITVVVVEATAFEDIAKSIELVGEIVGAQDVAAQLVSDIDTAVKDAQDNKPAEEKTVYYAMSYGDMGNWTSGPGSFINTMIELAGGKCITEGQGAPWIEYSLEELAAADPDIILLDSSMGSTEDLGQVAGYKDLTAVKNGNVYAIDADVFTRPGPRIGEAVREISGILNK from the coding sequence ATGAACAAGAAAATCATCTCATTATTGGTATGCGTGCTGCTTATGGCCGCTGTATTCGTGGGGTGCGCCCCGCTTGAGGCCGCGCCGTCCGTAAGTGTGGAGGCAACGCAGGAAGCGCCCCCTGCGCCGTCCGCGTCGGCGGAGCAGGGGGCACAGAGCGCACCCGCGGCGGCGGGCGTCAGCGTAACGGACATGGCGGGCAACGAAGTGACCGTTGCAAAGGCGGACAAGATCGTTTCCTTAACGCCTGCGGGTACGGAGATCGTGTGCGCGCTGGGCGCGTCCAAACAATTGGCGGGCATCGACGCTTATTCCAATTACCCGGAGATCACGCAGAGCATTGAGGTCGTAGGGGACTTCAATGGCCCGGATGTGGAAAAGGTCGCGGCATTGGAGCCGGACGTCGTGCTGGCGGGAACGGGCTTGCAGGAAGGCGCGATAGGCAAGCTAAACGAGCTGGGCATCACGGTGGTGGTCGTGGAAGCGACTGCCTTTGAGGATATTGCAAAGTCCATCGAGCTGGTGGGCGAAATCGTGGGGGCGCAGGATGTGGCGGCGCAGCTGGTTTCTGACATCGACACGGCGGTGAAAGACGCACAGGACAATAAGCCGGCGGAGGAAAAGACGGTTTATTACGCGATGAGCTATGGCGATATGGGCAACTGGACGAGCGGCCCCGGCAGCTTTATCAACACGATGATCGAGCTCGCCGGCGGCAAGTGCATCACGGAAGGCCAGGGCGCGCCGTGGATCGAATATTCGCTGGAGGAGCTCGCTGCGGCAGACCCGGACATCATCCTTTTGGACAGCAGCATGGGCAGCACGGAGGATCTTGGGCAGGTCGCAGGCTATAAAGACCTGACCGCCGTCAAAAACGGCAATGTGTACGCGATCGACGCGGACGTATTCACGCGTCCCGGCCCGCGCATCGGCGAAGCTGTCCGTGAGATCAGCGGGATCTTGAACAAGTAA
- the eno gene encoding phosphopyruvate hydratase has product MNTLYEISGIKGREVIDSRGNPTVEAEVYLKSGAKGRASVPSGASTGEFEAHELRDGDPGRYGGKGVSRAVDNINTRIAAALRGMDASKQILLDHTMIDLDGTPNKTALGANAILAVSLAAAKAAAHALNVPLFHYLGGAMAHVLPVPMMNILNGGKHASNNVDIQEFMIVPVGAPTFREALRWGVEIYHALGARLTSRGHSTTVGDEGGFAPDLSSDEEAIELIVRSIGDAGYSTSDVKIALDAASSEWYADGQYTLLKKHTQLTSGELISYWEKLLAAYPIISIEDGLGEKDWDGWKTLTEKLPIQLVGDDLFVTNTQRLKKGIDMEAGNSILIKVNQIGTLTETFDAIETARSAGFSAIISHRSGETEDTTIADIAVATGAGQIKTGAPTRTDRVAKYNRLLRIEEELHSAASYAGWSAFKVK; this is encoded by the coding sequence ATGAACACATTGTATGAAATATCCGGTATCAAGGGGCGCGAGGTTATCGATTCGCGCGGCAACCCGACGGTTGAGGCGGAGGTATATTTAAAAAGCGGCGCAAAAGGGCGCGCGAGCGTACCGTCCGGCGCGTCGACGGGCGAATTTGAGGCGCACGAGCTGCGCGACGGGGATCCGGGCAGGTACGGAGGCAAGGGCGTTTCGCGCGCGGTAGATAACATCAATACACGTATTGCGGCGGCGCTGCGGGGAATGGACGCATCCAAACAGATCTTGCTCGACCACACGATGATCGACCTTGACGGCACGCCTAATAAGACGGCGCTGGGGGCAAACGCGATCCTCGCGGTCTCGCTGGCTGCGGCAAAGGCTGCGGCGCACGCGCTTAATGTGCCGCTGTTCCATTACCTCGGCGGGGCGATGGCGCATGTGCTGCCCGTGCCCATGATGAATATTTTAAACGGCGGCAAGCACGCGTCAAACAATGTGGATATACAGGAATTTATGATCGTGCCGGTGGGCGCGCCGACCTTCCGCGAGGCGCTGCGCTGGGGCGTGGAAATCTACCATGCGCTTGGCGCGCGGTTAACCAGCCGGGGGCACTCTACAACGGTAGGAGACGAAGGCGGGTTTGCGCCAGACCTTTCCAGCGACGAAGAAGCCATCGAGCTGATCGTGCGCTCCATCGGCGACGCGGGATACAGCACAAGCGACGTGAAGATCGCGCTGGACGCGGCGAGCAGCGAATGGTATGCGGACGGGCAGTATACGCTTTTAAAAAAGCATACACAGCTTACGAGCGGCGAACTCATTTCGTATTGGGAGAAGCTCCTCGCGGCATATCCCATCATCTCCATCGAGGACGGCCTCGGCGAGAAGGACTGGGACGGCTGGAAAACGCTGACCGAAAAGCTGCCGATACAGCTTGTGGGGGACGACCTGTTCGTGACCAACACACAGCGCCTGAAAAAGGGCATCGACATGGAGGCGGGCAATTCCATCCTCATCAAGGTGAACCAGATCGGCACGCTGACAGAGACCTTCGATGCCATCGAAACGGCGCGCAGCGCAGGATTTTCGGCGATCATCTCGCACCGTTCGGGCGAAACGGAGGATACGACCATCGCGGATATCGCTGTGGCGACAGGCGCGGGGCAGATCAAGACGGGCGCGCCCACACGGACAGACCGCGTGGCGAAATACAACCGCCTGCTGCGTATCGAAGAAGAATTGCACAGCGCGGCAAGCTACGCCGGATGGAGTGCGTTCAAAGTAAAATAG
- a CDS encoding aspartate aminotransferase family protein: MDYEELKQLDSKYYMEVFGERMPAVFTHGKGAKLYDENGSEYLDFLAGIAVNCLGYSDEGFKNALKAQIDTLIHTCNYFYNEPQARLAQMLCEKTGYARVFFGNSGAEANECALKLAKKYTYHKGSASDRFVALKQSFHGRTLATLAATGQEKFHAPFRPMPYDFTYIAANDVKAAKAAISGDICGVILEVIQGESGVFPLDQAFVAAVRALCDEHGVPLIIDEVQTGMGRTGKLLAQEHYGIKADITTLAKALGNGVPIGACLASEKLAAAFGSGDHGSTFGGNPLACAAGLYVTAKIDDALLAQITQTGSYFKGKLAALMRRLPQSILDVRGFGLMLGAQLSEAYRAHDIQLKLLKEGFVIGTAGGNTLRFVPPFVIEKADVDNLIGALTAALK, translated from the coding sequence ATGGACTACGAAGAATTAAAACAACTGGACAGTAAGTATTATATGGAAGTGTTCGGCGAGCGTATGCCCGCCGTATTCACGCACGGCAAAGGCGCGAAGCTCTATGATGAAAACGGCAGCGAATATTTGGATTTTCTCGCCGGTATCGCTGTAAACTGCCTCGGCTATTCGGACGAGGGTTTCAAAAACGCTTTAAAAGCGCAGATAGATACGCTGATCCATACGTGCAATTATTTTTACAACGAACCGCAGGCCCGCCTCGCGCAAATGCTGTGCGAAAAAACGGGCTACGCGCGGGTGTTTTTCGGCAACAGCGGCGCGGAGGCAAACGAATGCGCCTTAAAGCTCGCCAAAAAATACACCTATCACAAAGGAAGCGCGTCAGACCGCTTCGTGGCCCTAAAGCAGAGCTTTCACGGACGGACGCTCGCCACATTGGCGGCGACCGGGCAGGAAAAATTCCACGCGCCCTTCCGCCCGATGCCCTATGATTTTACTTATATCGCCGCAAACGATGTTAAGGCCGCGAAAGCCGCTATATCAGGGGATATTTGCGGTGTAATACTGGAAGTAATACAGGGCGAAAGCGGCGTGTTCCCCTTAGACCAGGCATTTGTTGCGGCTGTGCGCGCCTTGTGCGACGAGCACGGCGTTCCCCTCATCATCGACGAGGTACAAACGGGCATGGGGCGCACGGGCAAGCTTTTGGCGCAGGAGCATTACGGGATCAAGGCGGACATCACCACGCTTGCAAAGGCGCTCGGAAACGGCGTGCCCATCGGCGCGTGCCTTGCCAGCGAGAAGCTGGCGGCAGCGTTTGGCTCCGGCGACCACGGCTCCACGTTCGGCGGCAACCCGCTCGCGTGCGCGGCCGGTCTTTATGTAACAGCGAAAATAGACGATGCGCTGCTTGCGCAGATCACGCAAACGGGTTCCTATTTTAAAGGAAAGCTTGCCGCCCTCATGCGGCGGCTCCCGCAATCCATTTTGGATGTGCGCGGCTTCGGCCTCATGCTGGGCGCGCAATTAAGCGAAGCGTATCGCGCGCACGACATACAGCTAAAGCTTTTAAAAGAGGGGTTTGTCATCGGCACGGCGGGCGGCAACACGCTGCGTTTCGTTCCCCCATTTGTCATTGAAAAAGCGGATGTGGACAATTTGATAGGCGCTCTCACCGCCGCATTAAAGTGA
- a CDS encoding helix-turn-helix domain-containing protein — translation MELTERIRELCQKKNTNFAALERELGFGQGTIRKWDTSSPSGDKLDKVADYFDVSVDYLLGRIDVPYPVDQMTVGLSSPVGYSDLSEDERAEIDEIIAIYAKRKYKREHGKE, via the coding sequence ATGGAACTTACGGAACGCATTCGTGAGCTGTGCCAGAAAAAAAACACCAACTTCGCAGCCTTAGAGCGCGAGCTGGGGTTTGGCCAGGGAACGATACGCAAGTGGGACACAAGCTCCCCCTCCGGCGATAAGCTGGATAAGGTAGCCGATTATTTTGACGTGTCGGTAGATTACCTTTTGGGGCGCATCGACGTGCCGTATCCCGTCGACCAAATGACGGTGGGCCTTTCCTCCCCGGTCGGGTATTCCGACTTAAGCGAGGACGAGCGCGCCGAGATCGACGAGATCATCGCCATCTACGCCAAACGCAAATACAAGCGCGAACATGGCAAGGAATAA
- a CDS encoding 3D domain-containing protein: MKRIKRILCICAAVWTFCAGGAALAGGLDTAEVTELRIATTDCAYALRPMGELAEEVCAGDTVYVIRAEQVEGYAGMTEYVLCNTDGGLRWLWGGFTGYKVNAEGREGPLGDDAPDGAEPTGNGGTFTITTYCPCEECNSGYSGTATGTQVTPGRTVAVDPAVIPLGTHIYIDGVGWRVAEDTGGRIKGNIIDLAVSGHGEFDKFCALVRW; encoded by the coding sequence ATGAAAAGGATAAAAAGAATATTATGTATATGCGCGGCGGTATGGACGTTTTGCGCAGGAGGCGCGGCGCTGGCAGGAGGGCTTGACACGGCGGAAGTAACGGAGCTGCGGATCGCAACGACGGACTGCGCATATGCGCTGCGGCCGATGGGCGAGCTGGCGGAGGAAGTGTGCGCGGGGGATACGGTGTACGTGATCCGCGCGGAGCAAGTCGAGGGCTACGCGGGCATGACGGAATATGTACTGTGCAACACGGATGGCGGCCTGCGCTGGCTGTGGGGCGGGTTTACGGGGTACAAGGTGAATGCCGAAGGCAGAGAAGGCCCCCTGGGGGATGATGCACCGGATGGCGCGGAACCTACGGGAAACGGCGGGACGTTCACCATCACAACCTACTGCCCGTGCGAGGAATGCAACAGCGGTTACAGCGGTACGGCGACGGGTACGCAAGTAACGCCCGGGCGAACGGTCGCGGTCGACCCGGCGGTGATCCCGCTGGGGACGCATATATACATCGACGGCGTAGGCTGGCGGGTGGCGGAGGATACGGGCGGCAGGATCAAAGGGAATATCATTGACCTTGCGGTTTCGGGGCACGGTGAATTTGACAAATTCTGCGCGCTGGTACGGTGGTAA
- a CDS encoding flavodoxin family protein, translated as MAEVRYFSKSGNTKVIAEAVAVAAGTEAKDISVPVEAGAGVLFLGGAVYAFHIAGKLKKFIKTLPPQLSGKVAVFSTAGNPGGASHLIKKQLVKRGITPIEREFHCVGEKVKDEAMQKQAADFAREIVGQ; from the coding sequence ATGGCGGAGGTTCGGTACTTTTCTAAATCGGGCAATACGAAGGTGATCGCCGAGGCGGTCGCGGTAGCGGCGGGTACGGAGGCAAAGGATATCAGCGTGCCCGTTGAAGCAGGGGCAGGCGTCCTCTTTTTGGGCGGCGCGGTCTATGCGTTCCACATCGCGGGCAAGTTGAAGAAGTTTATTAAGACGCTTCCGCCGCAGCTGAGCGGAAAGGTCGCAGTGTTCAGCACGGCCGGAAACCCGGGCGGCGCTTCGCACCTGATCAAAAAACAGCTTGTGAAACGCGGGATTACGCCTATCGAGCGGGAGTTCCACTGCGTAGGCGAAAAGGTGAAGGACGAGGCGATGCAAAAACAGGCGGCGGACTTTGCGCGGGAGATAGTGGGGCAATAG
- a CDS encoding FecCD family ABC transporter permease, whose translation MVKKPVKFQVILLALILGGIAAFVCAFFVGSSGFSFAEFVKVLDGTAPDAVYNIFMNIRLPRAIGAFLVGAALAVSGCCLQGVFKNPMADSFVLGVSSGAALGATIAMTFLSAATVFGTGTIAVCSFAGALIAVFVVYNISRIRGKVSTFSLLLSGFSMSALFSAVIYLIMLLNRDKMESVVMWNMGSLASMSWEKITIALPAILVCSTLLMFYAKPLNIMLNGDEVSRSLGVDTHKTRRNMLVLTSLLSAVAVSVSGIIGFVGLMVPHLLRMVCGPDNKKLLPLCFVGGGAYLLVCDIIARIILSGQEMPVGIVTSILGVPFFVFLLRRGRRGV comes from the coding sequence ATGGTCAAAAAGCCTGTAAAATTCCAGGTGATCTTACTGGCGCTCATCTTAGGCGGCATTGCCGCCTTTGTGTGCGCCTTTTTTGTGGGGAGCTCGGGCTTCTCGTTTGCGGAGTTTGTGAAAGTCCTCGACGGCACGGCCCCGGACGCGGTGTACAACATCTTTATGAATATTCGCCTGCCGCGCGCAATCGGCGCCTTTTTGGTGGGTGCGGCGCTCGCGGTTTCGGGCTGCTGTTTGCAGGGGGTGTTCAAAAACCCGATGGCGGATTCCTTTGTACTGGGCGTTTCCTCCGGCGCGGCGTTGGGGGCGACAATCGCCATGACTTTCCTTTCGGCGGCGACGGTGTTCGGCACGGGAACGATCGCCGTATGTAGCTTTGCGGGCGCGCTTATCGCTGTGTTTGTGGTGTACAACATTTCGCGCATACGCGGCAAGGTATCCACCTTTTCGCTGCTGTTGTCCGGTTTTTCCATGAGCGCCTTGTTTTCGGCCGTCATTTACCTGATCATGCTCTTAAACCGCGATAAGATGGAAAGCGTCGTCATGTGGAACATGGGCAGCTTGGCAAGCATGTCGTGGGAAAAGATCACCATCGCGCTGCCGGCGATCCTCGTGTGCTCTACACTGCTGATGTTTTACGCAAAGCCTTTGAACATCATGCTCAACGGGGACGAGGTTTCTCGCAGCCTGGGCGTGGATACGCATAAAACGCGCCGGAACATGCTCGTTTTAACGTCGCTGCTGTCCGCGGTCGCGGTTTCGGTAAGCGGAATTATCGGATTTGTGGGCCTGATGGTACCGCACCTTTTGCGCATGGTGTGCGGGCCGGACAATAAAAAACTCCTGCCGCTCTGTTTTGTGGGCGGGGGCGCGTATTTGCTCGTGTGCGACATCATCGCGCGCATTATACTTTCCGGGCAGGAAATGCCGGTGGGCATCGTGACGTCCATACTGGGCGTGCCGTTCTTTGTTTTTTTGCTGCGGCGCGGCAGGAGGGGGGTATAG
- the argC gene encoding N-acetyl-gamma-glutamyl-phosphate reductase, translated as MINVSIIGATGYVGAELIRLLAQHPHANITVAVSKNFAGKTLDEIYANFIPAKTLALTGLDIEAVASHSDYAFLCLPHGQSLAAAPALLAAGLKVIDLSGDFRYDDTDVYEKWYSLPHTAKKENAQAVYGLPEYYKKEIEKTAFTANPGCYTTTSILALAPLLKNGLIKKEGIVIDAKSGVTGAGRKESLAFSYCETAGNFKAYSAVNHRHTSEIEEQLSKLSGSGIKLLFTPHLLPVKRGILATIYAELSHGADEASVAQAYTDAYGDKPFTHVLPQGKLPELKYVVGSNNCMIGYEFSPRTGRIVVVSCTDNLIKGAAGQAIQNFNIMNGLAEATGLPQVAWYL; from the coding sequence ATGATAAACGTAAGCATCATCGGCGCAACAGGATATGTGGGCGCAGAGCTCATCCGCCTGCTCGCGCAGCATCCCCACGCCAACATAACGGTAGCGGTATCCAAAAACTTCGCGGGCAAAACGCTGGACGAGATATACGCAAACTTCATTCCCGCAAAAACGCTCGCCCTAACGGGCCTCGATATCGAGGCGGTCGCTTCCCATTCGGATTATGCATTTTTATGCTTGCCGCACGGCCAGTCGCTTGCCGCCGCGCCCGCCCTTTTGGCGGCGGGGCTAAAAGTGATCGACTTATCCGGCGATTTCCGCTACGACGATACGGACGTCTACGAGAAATGGTATTCCCTGCCCCACACGGCCAAAAAAGAAAACGCGCAGGCTGTCTACGGCCTGCCCGAATACTATAAGAAGGAAATTGAAAAGACTGCCTTCACCGCAAACCCGGGCTGTTATACGACGACAAGCATCCTGGCGCTGGCGCCGCTTCTGAAAAACGGGCTCATTAAAAAGGAAGGGATCGTCATCGACGCAAAATCCGGCGTGACGGGCGCGGGCAGGAAAGAATCCCTCGCCTTTTCCTATTGCGAAACGGCGGGCAACTTCAAGGCCTATTCGGCGGTGAACCACCGCCATACGTCAGAGATCGAGGAACAACTCTCAAAGCTTTCGGGAAGCGGGATCAAGCTGCTGTTCACGCCCCACCTGCTGCCCGTAAAGCGCGGCATCCTCGCCACCATTTACGCGGAGCTTTCGCATGGCGCGGACGAAGCGTCCGTCGCGCAGGCTTATACGGACGCCTACGGCGACAAACCCTTTACGCACGTACTGCCGCAGGGCAAGCTGCCGGAACTGAAATATGTGGTCGGCTCCAACAACTGCATGATCGGCTACGAATTTTCGCCCCGCACGGGCCGCATCGTCGTCGTGTCGTGCACGGATAACCTCATAAAGGGCGCGGCAGGGCAGGCGATCCAGAATTTCAACATCATGAACGGCCTTGCCGAGGCGACCGGCCTGCCGCAAGTGGCCTGGTACTTATAG